GGTTTGTTTTGGCCTTTGAATCTAGTTGGGTAATTGCCTTCACTGTTATTGTTTATGTCGAAGACAATGTGAGTTGGGCAATTGGTTATGGCATTAGCGTTGCTGCTAGTGCTTTCGCCATAACCCTTTTTTTGTTTGGATCACGATTCTATCGTCTCTTGATGCCTCAAGGTAGTCCTTTTGTTAGTATAGCTCGTGTTTTTATCGCATCACTTCGCAAGGCAAAGTTGTCAACTGAAGATCATGAATACTTCTACGAGAGCACCATGTCGAAGAGTCCACAAAGACCTCCTAGTCCAAGTCTTAGGTATGTTTGACCTTATCGTTTTTGATGAACTCCGTCATCTAGAATTATCGTCTTTAATAGTTTTTTTTATGGGTTTCCTTAGTTTCTTTAACCAAGCGGCCTTAGTAAAAGTTGCTCAAGCTCAACATCATAAATCATGGAGCTTATGTACGGTGGAAGAGGTGGAAGATTTAAAGAAATTGATGAAAGCTCTAACCATTTGGGGAGCCGGTTTACTTGAGAGCACCATTTATGCAGTTAGTTCTAGTCTGATCACAATTCAAGCTTTGGTTATGGATCGGCATTTGGGCCCACATTTCCAAATACCAGCCGGGAGTGTTTTCGTCTTCACACTAATTTGGGCATCATTCTTGCTCACCATCCTTGATCGTTTCCTATACCCGTTGTCGGAAAAGGTACTTGGCCGATCATTGACACCGCTACAACGTGTTGGCATTGGTTATTTTTTCAATGTTTCTGGTATGGTTGCATACGCCATGATAGAGAGTAAAAGATTGGATTTAATTGAGAAGAATGGTTTGATGGAGCACAATGCTGTGGCACCTATGTCGGTTCTTTGGTTGATTTTACCGTTGGCGTTGTTAGGGTCTGGAACTGCATTTTATTTCCCAGCAGAGGTCGAGTTTTACTATCAAGAATTTCCAAAGTCACTTAGAACGACATCAAACGCCATGACTTCTCTTCGTCTTGCTGTTGGGTATTACCTAAGTAGCGCTATTGTTCACGTGATACGAAATAATACTACGTGGTTGCCAAATGAAATTAACCATGGGAGAGTGGATAAGGTATATTGGCTCGTATCGTTTATAGGTGCAGTCAATTTCGTTATTTACCTTCTCGTTTCAAAGTTGTATGTGTACAGTAGTCATACTACTGCCGATGATATCACTATTAATTCACGATACATGGACATATATGATATTAGTGCATAAATATTCTCCTCGTTTGGAATTCCCTTTTTATCGAGTTTGTATGATTATTTACTCTCTTTTCAATGGGGTGCCGAGTGCCTACATTCGCAACAGTTCACTGTTCTTGGGGTCGCCCAATATCGACCTGGTGCCTGGATGGCGATGCAAGTTGAAATATTGTTCGTTTTTGTACACATTTTGCCAAAGCAGTACATTTTTGGAAATTTTACTCTCTTTTTTCCACCAACAATAATTATTGtacaatattaaaaaaaaagaaactgAAACAACTTAGTACGACCCCACCCATACATCCGCCCACAACCACCAACAACTGCCCACCACTGGCGTTGCCCATCAGTCGTCGGATCGACTTGGTTGCCCCGTCACATCCCTCCCTCGCAACACTTCATGAAACCCGATCCTCTTCCTTCATGCTCCCCGACCCTCTTCCTCCACGCTCCCTTTTCCATTCGTCAATGACATGTTGTCCACCTCCGGCCCACCGTCCCTTTCCTTCCACCAAGCAAGTCCATTCCCCTTGTCATCTCCTCGACCGCAACAAACACATGCCCTTACAAACGATGTTTTCCCCATCCACCATCACGTACACCCGCCACCCGAGTCGCCATTCCCCCTTGTCATTTCAACCATACCGCCGTCCTGTCGTCACCACGCACCAACCAATATCTAACTTTATAGATAATGGTCAATTTACAACTATAAACATTAAGTGAGATCAATTCAGATTGTGGGTCATGCTCAGGCCCACAATTCGGGCGTCAGGTCGGTCAATTTTGCCACATCTTAATATAACCATTACATAAAAGGGCTTATTAGATCGCATATGGGCCTGGGCCGCGCCCATCGAAGAGGAGAGAGTGTCCACTTTATAAGTCCAAGGaggttccatcccaaaaccaattgtCAATGGGAGGAGTAGCCCCTTGGGTTATAAGTTGGATCACTCTTCTCTATTTCTCCGATGTGGGAGACCTACATGTGATTCTTCACACGCCCCCTCACATGTAAGGTCTCCTTTCGATTAATCGACAGGAACGCTGCAATTTTTCGAACCTGTTTCGTCGGGCGGGAACGTCGTCGCTTTTCGGACCCGCTAAATAGTGGCCCAATTTTTCATCGGACGGGAACGTCGTCGCTTTTCGGACCCGTCTTCCCTTCACAACCCAGGActaaaccttgggctctgataccatattagaATTAGAGAAGAGATAATTCATAAGAGCGATTGTGTTATTGATAGTTCGTTCGTTCGTGTTTGAAACAGTTACAATGATATCGCATTTATACTAGTCTAAAGATCCGAAGATAATAATCGTATCTTCTAATATTAGTAGCATAATATACTTTATTCTATAATACTATATTATTCTGATTACGGTATATTacaattggttttgggatggaacctCCTTGGACTTATAAAGTGGACACTCCCTCCTCCTCGATGGGCGCGGCCCAGGCCCATATGCGAtctaatatggtatcagagccgcTCTTGAGGCCTAAATACACGACGTTCTGCCGCCTGCCGGTAGGCCAATGATATACTAGCAATATTATTatcatctaaaaaaaaaaaaaatcgattcTTTTTACAACGATTTCAATTCCATTGATGAATAAGAAACTCGGAATCATGGGACGTGATTCATGTCATAGATGTACGTTTTCTTATTCATGAGTTGTCCATGGAATGGATTTTCTTATGGTGCACATTCCTTAATGATGTGGGTTTGTGTGCAAGATTTTGAGTAATTTCAACCGATGATTTTCCAGTTCGACGAATTTATCAGGTTCGAAAAATTGCGATGTTCCTGATCTCGAAATTTCAACGAGTTCGAAAAAATCGACGTTCTCGTTTTGTTCGAATTTCGACGGGTCCGAAAAGCTACGACGTTCCCGTACACCGATGATCGAAGATTGAAGATTCAAGGTAGAAGAACtggattttttttcttctttccttgttTGGCAAACCCATggaaatttttacaaattaccatgGGTTTGAGGGGGGGATGTTGAAGATATTACAGTATATTGTAATA
This sequence is a window from Silene latifolia isolate original U9 population chromosome 8, ASM4854445v1, whole genome shotgun sequence. Protein-coding genes within it:
- the LOC141597016 gene encoding protein NRT1/ PTR FAMILY 2.7-like isoform X1, whose translation is MTVQCNNIDRVRIMNSSQRVPTREEFGHIRDREAGALLTLNHKGKGGWVTFPFIIGTVMGLSLAAGGWYANITVYAIQKYNVQPISAAQIHNVVGGGVNFFPIVGAILADTFFGSYWVVLVAAFASLLGGVMFILSAAIPHLRPLPCNTSTRVCPTPSSSQYAFLYITLVLGIIGLGGTRFVLGTIGADQYDRVEHQNVYFNWFVLAFESSWVIAFTVIVYVEDNVSWAIGYGISVAASAFAITLFLFGSRFYRLLMPQGSPFVSIARVFIASLRKAKLSTEDHEYFYESTMSKSPQRPPSPSLSFFNQAALVKVAQAQHHKSWSLCTVEEVEDLKKLMKALTIWGAGLLESTIYAVSSSLITIQALVMDRHLGPHFQIPAGSVFVFTLIWASFLLTILDRFLYPLSEKVLGRSLTPLQRVGIGYFFNVSGMVAYAMIESKRLDLIEKNGLMEHNAVAPMSVLWLILPLALLGSGTAFYFPAEVEFYYQEFPKSLRTTSNAMTSLRLAVGYYLSSAIVHVIRNNTTWLPNEINHGRVDKVYWLVSFIGAVNFVIYLLVSKLYVYSSHTTADDITINSRYMDIYDISA
- the LOC141597016 gene encoding protein NRT1/ PTR FAMILY 2.7-like isoform X2, which encodes MAVQHRVRIMNSSQRVPTREEFGHIRDREAGALLTLNHKGKGGWVTFPFIIGTVMGLSLAAGGWYANITVYAIQKYNVQPISAAQIHNVVGGGVNFFPIVGAILADTFFGSYWVVLVAAFASLLGGVMFILSAAIPHLRPLPCNTSTRVCPTPSSSQYAFLYITLVLGIIGLGGTRFVLGTIGADQYDRVEHQNVYFNWFVLAFESSWVIAFTVIVYVEDNVSWAIGYGISVAASAFAITLFLFGSRFYRLLMPQGSPFVSIARVFIASLRKAKLSTEDHEYFYESTMSKSPQRPPSPSLSFFNQAALVKVAQAQHHKSWSLCTVEEVEDLKKLMKALTIWGAGLLESTIYAVSSSLITIQALVMDRHLGPHFQIPAGSVFVFTLIWASFLLTILDRFLYPLSEKVLGRSLTPLQRVGIGYFFNVSGMVAYAMIESKRLDLIEKNGLMEHNAVAPMSVLWLILPLALLGSGTAFYFPAEVEFYYQEFPKSLRTTSNAMTSLRLAVGYYLSSAIVHVIRNNTTWLPNEINHGRVDKVYWLVSFIGAVNFVIYLLVSKLYVYSSHTTADDITINSRYMDIYDISA